A part of Manduca sexta isolate Smith_Timp_Sample1 chromosome 10, JHU_Msex_v1.0, whole genome shotgun sequence genomic DNA contains:
- the LOC115444392 gene encoding ubiquitin conjugation factor E4 B, translated as MSELSQEEIRRRRLARLAALSGAGSTPSSASPPATPSASMLSPDIQSPQPRLSPAPIPRGSTEPSTPDANANREPNFSDAIRSDQSDQTKIPADGLIVTEKTDNNLLDEMADTKMTDLSQTRQYSSFDSMGEDTLLSCGSVRVGSLPHSTVGGSEGASTREDSTSRSISPAQFVEPSPVRPRPTTASPSCSRRSLSMEVDDVSERNSQSESQQEPMEVEENDPSSSPARKIHRSRTVSCTELTEDQLRHIVAKILQVSWSDECAGGIFVPSVAASLLDNPKLSLNELASEALMDVITQIGDGSDPLNQKLIAVSETSKRLNEDCGDDTLTSGPLGSESDPDKSDCPTPSLPIPKNMPTQGLAVSYILRFYNNINLYEREHPKKSSEPPLSDLLQSLRTLLVNHLVLVLRKGFDLEKCRKSPLLPYMLVGNTPTGLIPELLLATYQDKEVFEEVFVPLLMGVREEMRRCVSPLAGRGHGAALRALRALCELRAGPRHARRPVCELLAALPSLCPDPVTTAPGREIARVSFLGPFFAISLFAEENPRLAERLFGMGTGDRSLAFALQREIEASRNTLHNICHNILLCPEAREPFLNYFAALLQMNERRAQLQTDERSLAGDGFMLNVCSVLQLLSVRIKLERVYPLYTFQPDTWVNVRDETRLYFTAQEAQDWLDSLNNDPCHKWPEAKFQTVCWFLTLHMHHVALIPALHTHQRRIRAYRDLQKVIEELAVAEPQWRNSFSALRNRELLRRWRRQVKRLHRSKLCAEAALLDGEVMRRSVQFYASACALLTSQLSAAQAAQDAAQDAAPGTSAAPAALAFRATPEWYVEDVAEFMLFAVQYVPQVVADYIEDPIITWLLSAICHSHLIKNPYLVAKIVEVLFVIHLSVPLKMKNVYEKFMNHPMSQTALPSALMKFYTDIETTGQSTEFYDKFTIRFHISIILKGMWERLIHKQAIVKESRSGRQFVKFINMLMNDTTFLLDECLTYLKRIHEAQESAATGAAGEARARALAQDERQCRSYLTLARETVDMLEYLTVEIKEPFLRSELVDRLASMLNFNLQQLCGPKCRNLKVRRPEKYGWEPRRLLSQLVDIYLHLDSPQFHAALAADERSFRKELFEEAAVRLAKSCIKTPTEIERFRSLADNAYQIAVSNQQKSDEFADAPEEFRDPLMDTLMTDPVVLPSGKVMDRSVILRHLLNSSTDPFNRQPLTEDQLRPATELKEKIQQWQREKKMT; from the exons ATGAGTGAACTGAGTCAGGAGGAG ATACGAAGACGTCGTTTGGCGCGACTCGCGGCGCTCAGTGGCGCGGGGTCCACTCCCTCTTCGGCCAGCCCCCCGGCCACCCCCAGCGCCTCGATGCTCTCCCCCGACATACAAAGCCCACAGCCTCGCTTGTCACCCGCACCGATCCCGCGCGGTTCCACCGAACCCAGCACCCCTGATGCTAATGCCAACAGGGAGCCCAATTTCTCAGACGCAATCAGATCAGATCAGTCCGACCAGACTAAAATACCGGCTGATGGATTGATTGTGACAGAAAAAACTGACAATAACTTGCTTGATGAAATGGCAGACACAAAAATGACAGATCTTTCTCAGACAAGACAGTATAGCAGTTTTGATTCCATGGGTGAAGACACATTATTAAGTTGTGGCTCAGTGAGAGTAGGCAGTTTACCACATTCAACAGTTGGTGGCTCAGAAGGGGCATCAACAAGGGAGGACAGTACATCAAGGTCAATATCGCCAGCCCAGTTTGTAGAGCCGTCTCCAGTTCGGCCGAGGCCTACCACTGCATCACCAAGCTGTTCACGTCGGTCCTTGTCTATGGAAGTGGATGATGTGTCAGAGAGGAACTCACAATCTGAATCACAGCAGGAGCCAATGGAG GTGGAAGAGAACGACCCGTCGTCATCGCCGGCCCGCAAGATCCACAGGTCTCGTACAGTCAGCTGCACGGAGCTGACCGAGGACCAGCTACGGCACATCGTCGCAAAGATACTGCAGGTGTCGTGGTCGGACGAATGTGCTG GCGGCATTTTCGTGCCATCAGTCGCAGCGTCGTTGCTCGACAACCCTAAACTATCACTAAACGAACTAGCATCTGAAGCTTTAATGGATGTTATCACACAAATAGGGGATGGTTCAGATCCGCTAAACCAAAAGCTGATAGCTGTGTCTGAGACGTCGAAGAGGCTAAATGAAGACTGCGGCGACGACACGCTGACGAGCGGTCCCCTCGGCTCCGAGTCGGATCCTGATAAATCTGATTGTCCCACCCCATCGCTACCTATCCCTAAGAACATGCCCACGCAAGGTCTAGCAGTCAGTTACATTCTAAGATTTTACAACAACATCAATCTTTACGAGCGAGAACATCCTAAGAAGAGTTCGGAGCCGCCTTTGAGTGACCTATTGCAGAGTTTGAGAACATTACTGGTGAACCACTTGGTGCTAGTGCTACGGAAAGGGTTCGATCTGGAGAAGTGCCGGAAGTCGCCGCTGCTGCCGTACATGCTTGTCGGGAACACGCCCACGGGACTCATTCCCGAGCTTCTGCTAGCGACTTACCAGGACAAGGAGGTTTTTGAAGAG GTGTTCGTGCCGCTGCTGATGGGCGTGCGCGAGGAGATGCGGCGCTGCGTGTCGCCGCTGGCGGGGCGCGggcacggcgcggcgctgcgcgCGCTGCGGGCGCTGTGCGAGCTGCGCGCCGGCCCGCGCCACGCGCGCCGCCCCGTGTGCGAGCTGCTCGCCGCGCTGCCCAGCCTGTGCCCCGACCCCGTCACCACGGCGCCCGGCCGGGAGATCGCGCGCGTCTCCTTCCTCGGACCCTTCTTTgcg ATATCACTGTTCGCGGAAGAGAACCCGCGCCTCGCAGAGCGCTTGTTCGGCATGGGCACGGGTGACCGCAGCCTTGCGTTCGCGCTGCAACGCGAGATCGAGGCGAGTCGCAACACGCTGCACAACATCTGCCACAACATCCTGCTGTGTCCGGAGGCGCGCGAGCCGTTCCTGAACTACTTCGCGGCTCTGCTGCAGATGAACGAGCGACGAGCACAGCTGCAGACCGATGAGAGATCGCTCGCGG GTGATGGCTTCATGCTGAACGTGTGCTCGGTGCTGCAGCTGCTGTCGGTACGCATCAAGCTGGAGCGCGTGTACCCGCTCTACACCTTCCAGCCCGACACGTGGGTTAATGTGCGAGATGAGACACGGCTCTACTTCACCGCGCAGGAGGCTCAGGACTGGCTCGATTCACTCA ACAACGACCCGTGCCACAAGTGGCCCGAGGCGAAGTTCCAGACGGTGTGCTGGTTCCTGACGCTGCACATGCACCACGTGGCGCTCATCCCCGCGCTGCACACGCACCAGCGACGCATCCG AGCATACCGCGATCTTCAGAAAGTGATCGAGGAGTTGGCGGTGGCTGAACCGCAGTGGCGCAACAGTTTCTCAGCGCTGCGCAACCGCGAGCTGCTCAGGCGCTGGAGGAGACAAGTCAAACGTCTACACAG GTCGAAGCTGTGCGCGGAGGCAGCCCTACTGGACGGCGAGGTGATGCGGCGCAGCGTGCAGTTCTACGCGAGCGCGTGCGCGCTGCTGACGTCGCAGTTGAGCGCGGCGCAGGCGGCGCAGGACGCGGCGCAGGACGCGGCGCCCGGCACCAGCGCGGCGCCCGCGGCTCTCGCCTTCCGCGCCACGCCCGAGTGGTACGTCGAGGACGTCGCCGAGTTCATGCTCTTTGCTGTGCA ATACGTGCCGCAAGTAGTGGCTGACTACATAGAAGACCCGATAATCACGTGGTTGCTCAGCGCAATATGCCACTCGCATCTAATAAAAAACCCATACTTGGTAGCCAAGATCGTCGAAGTCCTATTCGTAATTCATCTCTCCGTGCCATTGAAGATGAAGAATGTTTACGAGAAGTTCATGAACCATCCGATGTCACAGACCGCGTTGCCGAGCGCCTTGATGAAGTTCTACACGGATATTGAGACCACCGGGCAGAGCACTGAGTTCTATGACAAATTCACGATAAGATTCCACATCAGCATCATACTTAAGGGCATGTGGGAGCGGCTGATACACAAACAG GCAATCGTGAAGGAGTCCCGATCGGGCCGTCAGTTCGTCAAGTTCATAAACATGTTGATGAATGACACCACGTTCTTACTTGACGAGTGTCTTACG TACCTGAAGCGCATCCACGAGGCGCAGGAGAGCGCGGCCACCGGCGCCGCGGGGGAGGCGCGCGCACGCGCACTCGCGCAGGACGAGAGGCAGTGCCGCTCGTACCTCACGCTTGCCAG AGAGACGGTGGACATGCTGGAGTACCTGACGGTGGAGATCAAGGAGCCTTTCCTGCGCAGCGAGCTGGTGGACCGGCTCGCCTCCATGCTCAACTTCAACCTGCAGCAGCTGTGCGGACCCAAGTGCAGAAACCTTAAG GTCCGACGTCCAGAGAAGTACGGATGGGAGCCCAGACGGTTGTTGAGCCAGCTGGTCGACATCTACTTGCATCTCGACTCGCCGCAGTTCCACGCCGCGCTGGCCGCTGACGAG AGATCATTCCGTAAAGAGTTGTTCGAGGAGGCGGCCGTACGATTAGCTAAATCTTGCATCAAGACGCCTACTGAAATAGAGCGTTTCAGGTCGCTCGCAGACAACGCATATCAAATTGCTG TATCAAATCAACAAAAGAGCGATGAATTCGCTGACGCTCCAGAAGAATTCAGAGATCCACTTATGGACACCCTCATGACTGATCCTGTGGTCTTACCCTCAGGCAAG GTTATGGACAGATCTGTGATATTGCGTCATCTGCTGAACAGTTCTACTGATCCTTTCAACAGGCAGCCGCTGACAGAAGACCAATTACGTCCAG CTACTGAACTGAAAGAGAAGATACAGCAGTGGCAACGTGAAAAGAAAATGACGTAA